A stretch of the Streptomyces sp. NBC_01571 genome encodes the following:
- a CDS encoding NACHT domain-containing NTPase → MDADTVLGGDSSCLILAGPGAGKSSLLRTGLTTSVGHWSSGFRERGLAVLVKAADLVDQVTLPEAIARSATAELSDHGMLEALLPEFFRTHPAPGLSWQVLVDGLDEIADAGSRRRILTMIGKVHRHQQEDLKERKRKKLPAVQPLYQFVVATRPLPRGEIAGASFRQDVLALQLEPFAPADLRRFAAGWFGALELPLPERAADSFIAALDRTQLAEQARSPLMATMLCQVYAADPGRRLPTGRIGLYERFIDLLYERQHAAGNSGARFQAKAALCRYGEEAVNRAEHTLDRLPDMIMKAAADLRRGSPGPVLGLLADHPDAVRRRQVPHKVWEAFLDQSLRRSGLLTPRDGRLVFLHQTLLEYLAVRHDTRDRAAYRRAVRRAFGSPLLWWLGRHRAFRDEYFFLGFLIEAAESKGFDTARVLRPMAKSIPGARFMAEQAALGTQISGAVLQIAADSIADAITDPRSIESPLDRDLAAEEYLADIAFLVDLGDGYRAADLAAPLADEGSVFPGYRVDAACIMADLGDVRATDVLFALACGYPDGPARISTFRVEAAVKLLDVGDARATDLLAAFATNRRVQAWDRRHCAQRLAASGDARAAGLLDALAAE, encoded by the coding sequence ATGGACGCCGACACCGTCCTTGGCGGGGACAGCTCCTGCCTGATCCTGGCCGGACCCGGCGCCGGCAAGTCGAGCCTGCTGCGGACCGGACTGACCACCTCGGTCGGCCACTGGAGCTCCGGTTTCCGCGAGCGAGGACTGGCGGTGCTGGTCAAAGCCGCCGATCTGGTCGACCAGGTGACACTGCCTGAGGCCATCGCCCGCAGTGCCACCGCCGAACTCAGCGATCATGGAATGCTGGAGGCGCTGCTCCCCGAGTTCTTCCGTACCCACCCTGCCCCGGGCCTGTCCTGGCAGGTGCTTGTCGACGGCCTGGACGAGATCGCCGACGCCGGCTCACGCCGTCGGATCCTGACGATGATCGGCAAAGTCCACAGGCATCAGCAGGAGGACCTCAAGGAGCGGAAGCGCAAGAAACTACCAGCCGTTCAGCCCCTCTACCAGTTTGTCGTCGCCACCCGCCCCCTGCCTCGCGGGGAGATCGCGGGAGCTTCCTTCCGCCAGGACGTACTTGCCCTGCAGCTCGAGCCGTTCGCACCCGCGGACCTGCGCAGGTTTGCCGCGGGCTGGTTCGGCGCCCTCGAACTGCCACTTCCTGAGCGGGCCGCTGACTCCTTCATCGCGGCACTCGACCGCACCCAGCTGGCGGAGCAGGCACGCAGCCCGCTGATGGCCACGATGCTGTGCCAGGTGTACGCCGCGGATCCCGGCCGTCGGCTCCCCACCGGCCGTATCGGCCTTTACGAGCGCTTCATCGACCTCCTGTACGAGCGACAGCACGCCGCAGGCAACTCGGGTGCAAGGTTCCAGGCCAAGGCGGCGTTGTGCCGCTACGGCGAAGAGGCCGTCAACCGGGCCGAGCACACCCTGGACCGCCTGCCGGACATGATCATGAAAGCGGCGGCAGACCTGCGGAGGGGCTCACCCGGCCCCGTACTCGGTTTGCTGGCGGACCATCCGGACGCCGTCCGTCGGAGGCAAGTGCCGCACAAGGTGTGGGAGGCGTTCCTCGACCAGAGCCTACGCCGCAGCGGGTTGTTGACCCCGCGCGACGGCCGCCTGGTCTTCCTGCACCAGACCCTGCTGGAATACCTGGCTGTCCGTCACGACACCCGGGACCGGGCAGCCTATCGCCGGGCCGTCCGCAGGGCCTTCGGCTCGCCGCTGCTCTGGTGGCTGGGGCGCCACCGGGCGTTCCGCGACGAGTACTTCTTCCTGGGATTCCTCATTGAAGCCGCCGAAAGCAAAGGGTTCGACACGGCCCGCGTGTTGCGCCCCATGGCCAAATCCATCCCCGGAGCCCGGTTCATGGCTGAGCAGGCCGCGCTCGGGACCCAGATCTCCGGTGCGGTCTTACAGATCGCCGCCGACAGTATCGCGGACGCGATCACCGATCCCCGCTCGATTGAAAGTCCGCTCGACCGCGATCTTGCCGCAGAGGAGTATCTCGCCGACATCGCGTTCCTGGTGGACCTGGGCGACGGGTACCGGGCCGCCGACCTGGCTGCGCCCCTCGCCGACGAGGGCAGCGTGTTCCCCGGCTACCGCGTGGACGCGGCCTGCATAATGGCCGACCTCGGCGACGTACGAGCCACCGACGTCCTCTTCGCGCTCGCCTGCGGATATCCCGACGGGCCAGCCCGCATCAGCACTTTCAGGGTGGAGGCTGCAGTCAAACTGCTGGACGTGGGGGACGCGCGGGCTACGGACCTCCTGGCCGCCTTCGCCACCAACCGCCGTGTCCAGGCGTGGGACCGGCGCCACTGCGCACAGCGACTGGCCGCATCAGGCGATGCCCGGGCCGCCGGTCTCCTTGACGCATTGGCCGCCGAATAG
- a CDS encoding helix-turn-helix transcriptional regulator, protein MDEAEGAVSGEEAEAGVIGPTAAVVPPEPPRLLLSRALRKAMDDKGLSQTALAKAAEISQAAVSNALNVRRSTPSTETVSALATVLGITGADLVAFRHYRARAAEPTISGPPSEPAVEAYPEGEDNGGFAASGSRPAADPSHHAGHPAHPLCSPDLRRYLDAVIRSSDVHPYPGVLPGVDPPPLSVVYLRQRARAQMLADGVPAWARGLWTPTPSLAGTAPA, encoded by the coding sequence TTGGACGAGGCAGAGGGGGCGGTCTCGGGGGAAGAAGCCGAAGCGGGCGTGATCGGGCCGACGGCGGCAGTGGTGCCGCCGGAGCCGCCGCGGCTCCTGCTCAGCCGGGCTCTGCGCAAGGCGATGGATGACAAGGGCCTGAGCCAGACTGCCCTCGCCAAGGCCGCAGAGATTAGCCAGGCGGCCGTGAGCAACGCACTCAACGTCAGGCGCAGCACGCCCAGCACGGAGACGGTCAGCGCACTCGCGACCGTGCTCGGCATCACCGGCGCGGATTTGGTGGCGTTCCGCCACTACCGGGCCCGCGCGGCGGAGCCGACGATCTCGGGACCCCCGAGTGAACCGGCGGTGGAGGCTTATCCCGAAGGCGAGGACAACGGTGGCTTTGCGGCATCAGGCAGCCGCCCGGCAGCCGACCCTTCCCACCACGCCGGTCACCCCGCGCACCCGCTCTGCTCCCCGGACCTGCGCCGCTATCTGGACGCCGTCATCCGCTCATCCGACGTCCACCCCTATCCCGGTGTTCTGCCGGGCGTGGACCCGCCGCCGTTGTCCGTGGTGTATCTGCGCCAGCGGGCCCGTGCGCAGATGCTCGCCGACGGCGTACCGGCGTGGGCGCGGGGCTTATGGACGCCGACACCGTCCTTGGCGGGGACAGCTCCTGCCTGA